AGCCCTCAGCCCCAGCTCCAGCCCCCAGCCTTCTGCTTCAGTCCTCCGCCGCGTACCGCCAGAATTCCCGCATCAGCGCGGGCGGGGTCGGTCCGGTCAGTTCCAGCTGGGTGAGCAGGATGGTGACCGCGCCGGTGGACGGGGTGAGGTGCGCTGCGGTTCCGGTGCCGCCGATCCAGCCGTAGCGTCCCGGCACGTTCCAGGGCTCGATGGCCTCGACGTCCACCGAGCCACCGAAGCCCCAGCCCTGGCCCTCCAGGAACACCCTGCCCGCGTCGCGCTGGGCAGGGGTCAGCTGATCGGTGGTCATCTGCCGTACCGATGTCGGTGACAGCAGCCGGCGGCCGTCGACGGTCCCGTCGGCGAGCAGCATCCGGGCGAAGGCGTGCCAGTCGTCGACGGTCGAGACCAGCCCGCCGGCGCCGGACGGGAACGCCGGTCGGCTGCTCCACTGCCCCTCGGGGGCGTCGACCAGTTCGACCCCGCCCGCCTGATCGAGCCGGTAGTAGCCGGTGAACCGGTTGAGCTTGCCGGCCGGGACCTCGAATCCGGTGTCGCCCATGCCCAGCGGCTCGAACAGCCGCTCCGCCAGGAACTCGGGCAACGGCCGGCCGGAGACCCGGGCGATCAGCACCCCCTGGATGTCCGAGGAGGTGTTGTACAGCCAGCCGTCGCCCGGCTGGTGCAGCAGCGGAATGCGGGACAGCGCCGCCATCCATGCGTCCGGCGCCGGGACGAGCTGCGGTTGCGGCGGGCCTTGTTTGAGATCGCTGAACAACCGTCCGACCGCCGGCAGCGAGAAGTCCGAGGGGAAGCCGTATCCGGCGCGAGAAGTGAGCAGATCGAGCACGGTGATCGGTCTGACGGCCGGGACCACTTCGTCGACCGGACCGTCCGGTGAGCGGACGACAGTCGGTGACGCCAATTCCGGCAGCCACTTCCCGACCGGGTCGTCCAGTGTGATCCGGCCGTCCTCGACCAGCATCATGACCGCCGCGGCGACGACGGGTTTGGTGAGCGAAGCGATCCGGAAGATCGAATCCCGGGCCATCGGGGAGGTGCCGTCGACGTCGGCCGACCCGACGGCCTGCACCTCGGCCCGGTCGCCGTGAGCCACCAAGGTCACCGCGCCGGGCACCGGCCCGTCGCTGATATGCGTCGTGAGGATGTCGTGCAGGTTGGTCATCAGTCCACCTTCGTGCGTGTGCGGTCCGAGGCAAGACTCCCGCCCCGGCGCGGATTCATCGGGCGGAAGACACCGAATCCGACCCGTTCGGCCGACGCTCATCGACGGGACCCGGCCCCGTCAGCTCGTCTTCCCTGCGCCGGCCAGGCGGCCGACGCACTCCCGGGGCCTTCGTGACCTCTGGACTCCCGCCAACGGGCATGGGGGCGGCGCCTTGTCGGCCGACAGGGCTCAACTGGTGTGAGCGGGGCCCGAGTCAAGGAGGTCCTTGGCCGGCCAGATGGGGTCGGGGAAGACGGCGTGGTCGGCGTCGGCGTCGGTGTCGGGCATGAGGGTGGCGAGCATCTGCTGGGCCGTCTTGGCGTTGTCGTCGGCACGGGGGAGCATGACGCTTTCGTAGGCGTCGAGGGCCTCGTCGAGCGTGGGGTGGTCGACGACGGCTCGGGCGAGTTCGGCACCGTCGAGCAGGGCGAGGTTGGCACCGACGCCGATGGGCGGCATCAGGTGGGCGGCGTCGCCGAGCAGGGTGATGCCGGGGACACGCCGCCACGTGTGGGGAGCGGGAAGGACGAACATGGGCCGGTTGATGAAACCGCCCTCGTTGTCGCGCAGGATGGCCAGCAGGCCCTCGTCCCAGCCCTGGTACTGGGCGAGGAGACGGGCGCGCACGGCTTCGGTGTCGGCGAGGTCGAGGCCGGAGTGCCAGTCCTGGGGGCCGCGGAAGTTGATGTAGGCGCGGACATGTCCGTTGCTGTTGCGCTGGAGCACCAGGCCGCGGCGGCCCGCCTTGGCCGACATGGTGCCGCGACCGACCAGGTGGGCGATGCCCGGATGACGGTGGTCGACGTCATCGAAGTGGGCTTCCACCAACGTGACACCGGAGTAGGCGGGTTGGGCGTCGGAGAGCGCGGGGCGTACCCGGGACCAGGCGCCGTCGGCGCCGATGACCAGGTCGAAGTCCTCCACGGTGTCGTCATGGTGGTGCAGGCGGGCGATGCCGTGGGACAGCGGGGTGACAGCCCCTACGGAGTGGCCCCAGCGGACCGTGCCGGGGGCGAGGGAGTCCAGCAGCAGGGTGCGCAGCTGGCCGCGGTCGATCTCGGGCCTGCTCAGATCGTCCTCGTCGGCCTGGTCGTGGCGTATCAGGGTCGCGTGGCGATCGTAGAGGCGCCACTCCTGGCTCTCGGGCCGGGACAGGGCGAGGAACTGGTCGAACAGTCCGGCTGCGCGCAGGGCGAACTGGCCGGTGTCTTCGTGGATGTCGAGGGTGCCGCCCTGCGAGCGGGAGTCGGGGCCGGACTCGTGCTCGAAGACCGTAACCGGCACGCCGTGCTGCTCCAGGACGCGCGCGCAGACGAGGCCGCCCAGGCCGGCGCCGACGATCGCGATGCGAGGAGTGGTGGTGGACATAAGGGTCACGCTCCGTTCTATGGATCAGGCAAGTACTGGTGTCTTGTGGTGCTGCCCTGGTGATGGGGCGCGGCGGGGCGGTCGGCGTGCAGCGCCGGTTCGTCTGCGGCGCGTTGTGCGGGAGCAGGCCGCAGCGACAGCGCAACAGGCAGGAGGGGCAGGGGCATCGGCCGGCCGCTCACCCGCCAACAGAAACACAGCAACCCCAAAAGAACAACTGCTCCGACTTTCTATCTGATCGCCTTTACGATCGAATCTCCCCAGGGGGTAAGGTGGGGGCATGGCGGAGACGACGACAGGGCGCCGCGAGCGCAAGAAGGCCCAGACCAGGCAGGCCCTGGCGGATGCCGCACTGCGGCTGTTCAGCGAACGCGGCTTCGACGACGTCGGTGTGCGCGAGGTGGCGGAGGCGGCCGATGTCTCGCTGAGCACGCTCTTCAAGCACTTCCCCAGTAAGGAAGCCCTCGTCTTCGACCTGGACGCGGACGTGGAGAGCGCCTTGGTCGCCGCCGTTCGCGACCGAGCCCCCGGTCAGCCCGTGCTGCACGCCCTGCGCGACCACATGGTGCACACCCGAACCGTCGTGCGGACCGACGACCCCACTTTCGTCCTCGTCGAATCCACCCCCGCGCTGCGGGACTACGCCCGGCGCATGTGGTCGCGCCACGAGAAGACCCTGGCCGCCACCCTCGCCGAGGCCACCGGGCTTGCCCCGGACGCCCCCGCCGTCACCGGCCTGGCACGCTTCGCCCTGGAAGCCCCCGGCATCGCCCGCGCAAGCGAAGACCCGGCCCGGACCATGCGCGATCTGTTCGCCCTGCTGGAACACGGCTGGGCCACCACCCCCCTGGCGCGGCAGGAAGGCCACCCCGGCCAGGGCGGGTGACCGCGACCGGATGCCGCAGCCGCATCGGCCCGGCTCGGCACCAGGCCGTCCGAAGGCAGCAGGAAAGGCGGCAGGGAGGGGCGGGGAGGGGTGGGGTGGCGACGCAGGCCCTGTGGGACGATTCCGCGTGCGGCGTCGGGCGAAGGTAGGGCAGCTCGTGCCGCAGGCAAGCAGGCAGGCTGACGTAGCGGTGTGCACGGGGGTAATTCGGTGTTTGCGATCTCGCTGGGTGATGACGGTGCCGAGCTGCGGCCGCTGGAGCCGCGGCATGCCGAGGAGTACCTCGCCCATATCGACCGGGGGCGTGAGTACATCGGCCAATACATTGCGCTGTCGGACCGCGCCACCGATCTCGCGTCCGCCACGGCGTTCTTGCAGTCGTACGCGGACAAGGCCGCTGCCGACAGCGGTCGTCTCTACGGCATC
This Streptomyces decoyicus DNA region includes the following protein-coding sequences:
- a CDS encoding serine hydrolase domain-containing protein, whose translation is MTNLHDILTTHISDGPVPGAVTLVAHGDRAEVQAVGSADVDGTSPMARDSIFRIASLTKPVVAAAVMMLVEDGRITLDDPVGKWLPELASPTVVRSPDGPVDEVVPAVRPITVLDLLTSRAGYGFPSDFSLPAVGRLFSDLKQGPPQPQLVPAPDAWMAALSRIPLLHQPGDGWLYNTSSDIQGVLIARVSGRPLPEFLAERLFEPLGMGDTGFEVPAGKLNRFTGYYRLDQAGGVELVDAPEGQWSSRPAFPSGAGGLVSTVDDWHAFARMLLADGTVDGRRLLSPTSVRQMTTDQLTPAQRDAGRVFLEGQGWGFGGSVDVEAIEPWNVPGRYGWIGGTGTAAHLTPSTGAVTILLTQLELTGPTPPALMREFWRYAAED
- a CDS encoding FAD-dependent oxidoreductase; translation: MSTTTPRIAIVGAGLGGLVCARVLEQHGVPVTVFEHESGPDSRSQGGTLDIHEDTGQFALRAAGLFDQFLALSRPESQEWRLYDRHATLIRHDQADEDDLSRPEIDRGQLRTLLLDSLAPGTVRWGHSVGAVTPLSHGIARLHHHDDTVEDFDLVIGADGAWSRVRPALSDAQPAYSGVTLVEAHFDDVDHRHPGIAHLVGRGTMSAKAGRRGLVLQRNSNGHVRAYINFRGPQDWHSGLDLADTEAVRARLLAQYQGWDEGLLAILRDNEGGFINRPMFVLPAPHTWRRVPGITLLGDAAHLMPPIGVGANLALLDGAELARAVVDHPTLDEALDAYESVMLPRADDNAKTAQQMLATLMPDTDADADHAVFPDPIWPAKDLLDSGPAHTS
- a CDS encoding TetR/AcrR family transcriptional regulator, whose product is MAETTTGRRERKKAQTRQALADAALRLFSERGFDDVGVREVAEAADVSLSTLFKHFPSKEALVFDLDADVESALVAAVRDRAPGQPVLHALRDHMVHTRTVVRTDDPTFVLVESTPALRDYARRMWSRHEKTLAATLAEATGLAPDAPAVTGLARFALEAPGIARASEDPARTMRDLFALLEHGWATTPLARQEGHPGQGG